In a single window of the Nicotiana tomentosiformis chromosome 8, ASM39032v3, whole genome shotgun sequence genome:
- the LOC138891341 gene encoding pentatricopeptide repeat-containing protein At3g14580, mitochondrial-like yields the protein MQNLINPYKTMFLVRFVSYRPIIHRLIFQSPLCFSPSRPFSSSQIQNSDEINLVNYKDWLSPNEVIKIFQNLKNPNSALTVLNQISKRKDYKPNEAIYNVVVKNLAIAKNFDAIETLMEKIKFERKCRLSDEFFYNVIKIYGHLAGRINRAIETLFDMPNYKCWPSVKTFNFVLNLLVNTKQFDVVHKVYIRASDLGVEIDACCLNIIVKGLCHCGELDAAYKVFDEFPKQKCQPNVRTFSTIMHALCERGRVNEALGLLERMEKEDVEPDAIVFNTLISGLRKQGRADEGIEMFKKVMLKGCDPNPGTYQEVLYALLDAKRYLEAKDFMAVMIDKRVNPSFESYKLLIHGLCNGKLLADLDWVLRQMVRHGFVPRMGMWRHILGCLFPPDGDCCTAYSDEEILAD from the coding sequence ATGCAAAATCTCATAAACCCATATAAAACAATGTTTTTAGTTCGTTTTGTCTCTTACAGACCCATTATCCACAGATTAATCTTTCAATCTCCACTCTGTTTTTCTCCTTCACGTCCATTTTCATCATCTCAAATACAAAATTCTGATGAAATCAACCTTGTTAACTACAAAGATTGGTTAAGCCCAAATGAGGTCATCAAAAttttccaaaatctcaaaaacCCAAATTCAGCTTTGACAGTACTTAATCAAATCTCAAAACGTAAAGATTACAAACCCAATGAAGCCATTTATAATGTAGTTGTCAAAAACCTAGCAATTGCTAAGAATTTTGATGCAATTGAGACACTTATGGAGAAAATCAAATTTGAAAGAAAGTGTAGACTTTCTGATGAGTTTTTCTATAATGTTATTAAGATTTATGGGCATTTAGCTGGTAGAATTAATAGAGCAATTGAGACCCTTTTCGATATGCCTAATTATAAGTGCTGGCCAAGTGTGAAAACTTTCAATTTTGTACTGAATTTGTTAGTGAATACTAAACAATTTGATGTTGTTCATAAGGTGTATATTCGTGCTTCTGATTTGGGTGTGGAGATTGATGCTTGTTGTTTGAATATTATCGTTAAGGGGTTGTGTCATTGCGGGGAGCTCGATGCTGCATATAAGGTGTTCGATGAATTTCCTAAGCAGAAATGTCAACCCAATGTGAGGACTTTTTCGACTATAATGCATGCTTTGTGCGAGCGTGGTCGTGTTAATGAGGCGTTGGGATTGTTAGAGAGGATGGAAAAGGAGGATGTTGAACCAGATGCTATCGTGTTTAACACGCTGATTTCGGGGCTCAGAAAGCAAGGAAGAGCTGACGAGGGGATTGAGATGTTCAAGAAAGTAATGCTGAAAGGTTGTGATCCGAATCCAGGGACATATCAAGAGGTGTTGTACGCTTTGCTTGATGCCAAGAGGTATTTGGAGGCAAAAGATTTTATGGCTGTTATGATTGATAAGAGGGTGAATCCAAGTTTTGAGTCTTATAAGCTGTTGATACATGGCCTTTGTAATGGGAAGCTTCTTGCCGATTTAGACTGGGTGTTGAGGCAGATGGTGAGACACGGATTTGTGCCGAGGATGGGTATGTGGAGGCACATTCTTGGTTGCTTGTTTCCTCCTGATGGCGATTGTTGTACTGCCTATTCAGATGAAGAAATTCTTGCGGACTAA
- the LOC104116675 gene encoding probable leucine-rich repeat receptor-like protein kinase At1g35710 isoform X2, which translates to MGKFHLKLTGSIPPSIFNITTMRIITLFRNNLAGNLPTTICENLPNLEVLHIPVNNLDGVIPPNLGKCRKLRILSLSGNKFTGTVPRELANLKALTELYLGYQHLQGEIPVELGNLKKLRLLGLSKNEFTGSIPTNIFNMSALQILDLSVNRLSGRLPSDFGRGIPSLEEFSCGSNNLSGSISASISNSSRLRTLDLSYNSFTGEIPAELGNLKNLQYLDLTVNEFTSSVPASILNISALSILGLGVNRLSGTLPSDLGRKMPSLEELLCGGNNLSGFISATISNSSRLRKLDLTLNRFTGPIPESLGNLEYLEVLSLGGIIFSAIQY; encoded by the exons ATGGGAAAATTCCACCTAAAACTTACTGGCTCTATACCACCATCAATCTTTAACATTACAACAATGCGAATCATTACTCTTTTCAGAAACAATCTTGCTGGTAATCTTCCAACAACTATATGTGAAAATCTTCCAAACTTGGAAGTTCTTCACATCCCAGTTAACAACCTAGACGGTGTTATTCCACCAAACCTAGGAAAGTGCAGAAAGCTTCGAATCTTGTCATTGTCTGGCAATAAGTTCACTGGAACTGTACCAAGAGAGTTAGCCAACTTAAAAGCTCTTACAGAATTATATCTTGGATATCAGCACTTGCAAG GAGAGATACCAGTGGAGCTAGGTAATCTTAAGAAACTACGGTTGCTGGGATTATCCAAGAATGAGTTTACGGGTTCTATCCCTACAAATATTTTCAACATGTCAGCACTGCAGATCTTAGATCTTTCTGTAAACAGGCTTTCAGGTCGTCTACCATCCGATTTTGGCCGTGGAATTCCCAGCTTAGAAGAATTTTCTTGCGGATCGAATAATCTGAGTGGTTCTATCTCTGCTTCAATCTCAAATTCTTCAAGACTCAGAACACTTGATCTCTCGTACAACAGTTTCACAG GAGAGATACCGGCGGAGCTAGGTAATCTTAAGAATCTACAGTATCTGGATTTAACTGTAAACGAGTTTACTAGTTCTGTCCCGGCAAGTATTTTGAACATATCAGCACTGAGTATCCTTGGACTTGGAGTAAATAGGCTTTCAGGTACTCTACCTTCAGATTTAGGCCGTAAAATGCCCAGCCTAGAAGAACTTCTTTGTGGTGGTAATAATCTGAGTGGTTTTATCTCTGCTACTATCTCAAATTCGTCAAGACTCAGAAAACTTGATCTCACGCTCAACAGATTCACAGGTCCAATTCCTGAATCACTTGGTAACTTAGAATATCTTGAGGTTTTGTCCTTGGGGGGAATAATTTTTTCAGCGATTCAATATTGA
- the LOC104116675 gene encoding probable LRR receptor-like serine/threonine-protein kinase At3g47570 isoform X1 has protein sequence MARMSLFNNELSGYIPKIIERMLKLQEIYLFKNKIAGTIPYVICNLQNLGELDLSGNQITGSVPPCLGTITSLRKLNLAYNRLNSRLPASLGSLRDIIEFNVSSNLLSGQIPLEIGNLKAATLIKLSKNNVSGNIPSSIGGLDRLTYLFLEHNKLDGPIPDSLGKMLALEFLDLSFNNLSGEIPKSLEALVCIKYLNISFNKLSGEIPTGGPFANITSQSFLSNDALCGDSRFNVKPCPPKYTKKSRRKRVLIGLYTLLGIGSLFALVVGYAVLILRKIKKNIDQADVSLVKEHERISYYELEQATKGFSESNLLGNGSFSKVYKRILKDGTFFAAKVFDVQLEGAFKSFDTKYEMLRNLRHQNLTKVITSCSNLEFKALVLEYMPNGTLEKWLYSHNFFLDMMHRLDIMIDVASAMDYLHNGYSTPVVHCDLKPSNVLLDQEMVGHVSDFGIAKLLDAGEDFVLTCTIATLGYIAPGIRTFYLHL, from the coding sequence ATGGCAAGGATGAGTCTATTTAACAATGAGTTGAGTGGATATATTCCAAAAATTATCGAACGCATGCTGAAACTTCAAGAGATTTACCTATTTAAAAACAAGATAGCAGGAACCATACCTTATGTTATCTGTAATTTACAGAATCTTGGAGAATTAGACCTATCGGGAAATCAGATTACCGGTTCAGTGCCACCATGCTTAGGGACCATTACCAGTTTAAGGAAACTTAATCTGGCTTATAACAGGCTGAATTCGAGATTACCTGCAAGCTTGGGAAGCCTTCGAGATATCATAGAATTCAATGTTTCGTCCAATTTATTAAGTGGGCAAATTCCTCTGGAGATTGGAAATTTAAAGGCTGCCACACTCATTAAACTGTCAAAAAATAATGTCTCTGGTAATATCCCTAGCTCTATAGGAGGTCTAGATAGATTGACCTATCTTTTTTTAGAACATAATAAATTAGATGGGCCTATTCCAGATTCATTAGGGAAAATGCTTGCCTTGGAATTCTTGGATTTGTCCTTTAACAATCTTAGTGGTGAGATTCCAAAGTCATTAGAAGCTCTTGTGTGTATTAAATACCTGAACATCTCATTTAATAAACTTAGTGGTGAAATTCCCACCGGTGGACCTTTTGCAAATATCACGAGCCAATCCTTCCTGTCCAATGATGCACTCTGTGGTGACTCCCGATTTAACGTAAAACCATGTCCTCCAAAATATACAAAGAAGTCAAGAAGAAAAAGAGTGCTTATAGGTTTATATACTTTGTTAGGGATAGGATCACTCTTTGCATTGGTCGTTGGATATGCGGTGTTAATATTGAGAAAGATAAAAAAGAATATAGATCAAGCTGATGTGTCGCTCGTTAAAGAGCATGAAAGAATTTCTTATTATGAACTTGAACAAGCAACAAAAGGATTCAGTGAAAGCAACTTGCTTGGTAATGGGAGTTTCAGCAAGGTCTACAAAAGGATACTTAAGGATGGTACGTTTTTCGCAGCAAAGGTATTCGATGTGCAATTGGAGGGTGCATTCAAAAGTTTTGATACAAAATATGAGATGCTGCGCAACCTCCGCCATCAAAATCTTACTAAAGTGATCACCAGTTGCTCCAACCTTGAATTCAAAGCCTTAGTATTGGAATACATGCCGAATGGAACACTTGAAAAATGGCTATATTCTCATAACTTTTTCTTAGACATGATGCATAGATTAGATATAATGATAGATGTTGCATCTGCGATGGACTATCTCCACAATGGCTATTCAACACCTGTGGTGCATTGCGACTTAAAACCAAGCAATGTCTTGCTAGATCAAGAAATGGTTGGCCATGTCAGTGATTTTGGCATTGCAAAATTGTTGGATGCAGGGGAGGATTTTGTTCTAACATGTACAATTGCAACCCTAGGATATATTGCTCCAGGTATCAGAACTTTTTACTTGCATCTTTAA
- the LOC104116674 gene encoding pentatricopeptide repeat-containing protein At3g14580, mitochondrial-like, with protein sequence MFLVRFVSYRPIIHRLIFQSPLYFPHSCPFSSFQIQNFDEVNLIHYKDWLSPNEVIKIFQNLKDPNSALNLLNQISKRKDYKPNEAIYSVVVKNLAMTRNFDAIDTLMEKIKFERKCRLSDDFFYDVIKIYGHLAGRINRAIETLFDMPNYKCWPSVRTFNFVLNLLVNTKQFDVVHKVYIRASELGVEIDACCLNIIVKGLCHCGELDAAYKVFDEFPKQNCQPNVRTFSTIMHALCERGRVDEALGLLERMEKENVEPDAIVFNTLISGLRKRRRVDEGIEVFKKVMLKGCDPNPGTYQEVLYAMLDAKRYLEAKDFMDVMIDKRVNPSFESYKLLIHGLCNGKLLGDLDRVLRQMVRHGFVPRMGLWREILGCLFPDGDCCTTCSYEKILAN encoded by the coding sequence ATGTTTTTAGTTCGTTTTGTCTCTTACAGACCCATTATCCACAGATTAATCTTTCAATCTCCACTATATTTTCCACATTCATGTCCATTTTCATCATTTCAAATACAAAATTTTGATGAAGTCAACCTTATACACTACAAAGATTGGTTAAGCCCAAATGAGGTCATCAAAATTTTCCAAAATCTCAAAGACCCAAATTCAGCTCTAAATTTACTCAATCAAATCTCAAAACGAAAAGATTATAAACCCAATGAAGCCATTTATAGTGTAGTTGTCAAAAACCTAGCAATGACTAGGAATTTTGATGCAATTGACACCCTTATGGAAAAGATCAAATTTGAAAGGAAGTGTAGACTTTCTGATGATTTTTTCTATGATGTTATTAAGATTTATGGGCATTTGGCTGGTAGAATTAATAGAGCAATTGAGACCCTTTTTGATATGCCTAATTATAAGTGCTGGCCAAGTGTGAGAACTTTCAATTTTGTTTTGAATTTGTTAGTGAATACTAAACAATTTGATGTTGTTCATAAGGTGTATATTCGTGCTTCCGAATTGGGTGTGGAGATTGATGCCTGTTGTTTGAATATTATCGTTAAGGGGTTGTGTCATTGCGGGGAGCTCGATGCTGCATATAAGGTGTTCGATGAATTTCCTAAGCAGAATTGTCAACCCAATGTGAGGACTTTTTCGACTATTATGCATGCTTTATGTGAGCGCGGTCGCGTTGATGAGGCTTTGGGCTTGTTAGAGAGGATGGAAAAGGAGAATGTTGAACCGGATGCTATAGTGTTTAACACGTTGATTTCGGGGCTTAGGAAGCGACGTAGAGTTGACGAGGGGATTGAGGTGTTCAAGAAAGTAATGCTGAAAGGTTGTGATCCGAATCCAGGGACATATCAGGAGGTGTTGTATGCTATGCTTGATGCTAAGAGGTATTTAGAGGCTAAAGATTTTATGGATGTCATGATTGATAAGAGGGTGAATCCAAGTTTTGAGTCTTATAAGCTGTTGATACATGGCCTTTGTAATGGGAAGCTTCTTGGTGATTTAGACAGGGTGTTGAGGCAGATGGTGAGACACGGATTTGTGCCGAGGATGGGCCTGTGGAGGGAGATTCTTGGTTGCTTGTTTCCTGATGGAGATTGTTGTACTACCTGTTCTTATGAAAAAATTCTTGCAAATTAA
- the LOC104085122 gene encoding F-box/LRR-repeat protein At3g26922-like translates to MEVVEASPDLINKLPEHLLCSIISYLPTKEAIATSIFSKYWKFLWKSLSRLSLNLPQDQVLVDRILSSQVGKNIELFHMNHLPQDWSTSNNNMKRWINHLKNKKRLQGISLYCDKNNYRSFLPRSIFHGRFLQVVELKEYVLTDASPFEGCVNVKTLKLIAIHLKDKTLNDIVRNCTSLENLSLNDCSKLNIDIIHHKKLKIIEIRDIDIMKFTLVSESLTELVFEPNFCYSSKKSHIACPNLRVLRTNSKELLEWCTGLRPCRDYERYKYGIPLTEVRVLCTSLDLNNMNDNIVLNYIFRVWSHLQTLDITNQVGKTLDYESAFRLEYWFWEMKELADSFTHHLRLVRIRGFTGKEREIRLVTHMIKNACMLEKLEIQCSDGCSTQGAAATQGLLLLPRASINVSIVLNMPGD, encoded by the exons ATGGAAGTAGTAGAGGCTTCTCCTGACTTGATTAACAAACTTCCTGAACACCTCTTATGTTCAATAATCTCATATCTTCCCACAAAAGAAGCCATAGCAACAAgcatattttcaaaatattggaAATTCCTATGGAAGTCCTTATCTCGCCTTTCGTTGAATCTGCCACAAGATCAAGTACTTGTGGACAGGATTCTTTCATCACAAGTTGGAAAGAATATCGAACTTTTTCACATGAATCATCTCCCACAAGATTGGAGTACTTCAAATAACAACATGAAACGATGGATAAACCAccttaaaaacaaaaaaagactccaagggatttCACTTTATTGTGATAAAAACAATTACCGATCGTTTTTACCAAGAAGCATCTTCCATGGTAGATTTCTTCAAGTGGTGGAGCTAAAAGAATATGTGCTGACTGATGCTTCCCCCTTTGAAGGTTGCGTCAATGTTAAAACCCTAAAACTCATTGCTATCCATTTAAAGGATAAAACCCTAAACGACATCGTTCGTAATTGTACCTCCTTGGAGAATCTGAGCCTTAATGATTGTAGCAAGCTTAATATTGACATCATTCACCACAAGAAACTCAAGATAATAGAGATTAGAGATATTGATATAATGAAATTTACTTTAGTATCTGAAAGCCTGACTGAGTTGGTGTTTGAACCTAATTTCTGTTACTCTTCCAAAAAATCTCATATTGCCTGTCCCAACCTTCGGGTTCTCCGGACCAACAGCAAAGAGCTGCTCGAATGGTGCACTGGTTTGAGGCcg TGTCGAGATTATGAACGCTATAAGTACGGAATCCCTTTGACCGAGGTGCGTGTGTTATGCACCAGCTTAGACTTGAACAACATGAATGACAATATTGTGCTTAACTACATCTTCAGGGTGTGGAGCCATCTTCAAACGCTTGATATCACTAATCAG GTTGGGAAGACTCTAGATTATGAATCCGCTTTTCGTCTGGAGTACTGGTTTTGGGAAATGAAAGAGTTGGCAGATAGTTTTACTCATCATCTGAGACTGGTGAGGATTAGAGGGTTTACTGGAAAAGAGCGTGAAATCAGACTTGTAACTCATATGATAAAGAATGCTTGTATGTTGGAGAAGCTAGAAATTCAATGCAGTGATGGTTGTTCAACACAAGGAGCAGCTGCTACTCAGGGATTACTATTATTGCCCAGAGCCTCTATTAATGTATCTATAGTCTTGAATATGCCTGGAGATTAA
- the LOC104085121 gene encoding probable LRR receptor-like serine/threonine-protein kinase At3g47570: protein MGRSCNLLFGLAVFILLHYHTSLAIVPNISTDEDALLALKSHISSSDPNDIIASNWSSSSSVCSWIGITCSSLHNRITALDISSMQLYGTVPPHVGNLSFLVSLDISNNNFHGELPEELSHLQRLKLIIVESNNFTGVFPSFLSLLPNLRILRLSSNQFYGKIPPSLSNLTKLQGLGVERNFLEGEIPQELGNLRYMTILDLQLNQLTGSIPPSIFNITTMRIITLFRNNLAGNLPTTICENLPNLEVLHIPVNNLDDVIPPNLGKCRKLRILSLSGNKFTGTVPRELANLKALTELYLGYQHLQGEIPVELGNLKKLRLLGLSKNVFTGSIPTNIFNMSAMQILDLSGNRLSGGLPSDFGRGIPSLEEFSCGSNNLSGSISASISNSSRLRTLDLSYNSFTGEIPAELGNLKNLQYLDLTVNEFTSSVPASILNISALRILGLGVNRLSGTLPSDLGRKMPSLEELLCGGNNLSGFISATISNSSRLRKLDLTLNRSTGPIPESLGNLEYLEVLSLGGNNFFRDSTLSFLTPLTNCRKLRDLRFSDNPFDGVLPQSVGNFSNSLQIFDGQSCKLKGFIPEEIGNVTGMARMSLFNNESSGYIPKTIERMLKLQEIYLYKNKIGGTIPDVICNLQNLGELDLSENQIIGSVPPCLGTITSLRKLNLAYNRLNSRLPASLGSLRDIIEFNVSSNLLSGQIPLEIGNLKAATLIELSKNNFSGNIPSSIGGLDRLTYLFLEHNKLDGPIPDSLGKMLALEFLDLSFNNLSGEIPKSLEALVYIKYLNISFNKLSGEIPTGGPFANITSQSFLSNDALCGDSRFNVKPCPPKYTKKSRRKRVLIGLYTLLGIVSLFALVVGYAVLRLRKLKKNADQADVSLVKKHERISYYELEQATEGFSESNLLGNGSFSKVYKGILKDGTFFAAKVFDVQLEGAFKSFDTECEMLRNLRHRNLTKVITSCSNLEFKALVLEYMPNGTLEKWLYSHNFFLDMMHRLDIMIDVASAMDYLHNGYSTPVVHCDLKPSNVLLDQEMVGHVSDFGIAKLLDAGEDFVQTRTIATLGYIAPEYGQDGIVSTSCDVYSFGILMMETFTRMRPSDDIFIGELSIRSWVSDSFPGAIHKVVDANLVHPGDEQSDAKMQCLLSIMELALSCTVMISDARISMEEALSTLTKIRLHFVSSCC, encoded by the exons ATGGGCAGAAGTTGCAATCTTCTCTTTGGTCTTGCTGTTTTCATTCTGCTTCATTACCATACTTCACTGGCTATTGTTCCCAATATTAGCACCGACGAAGATGCACTTCTTGCCTTGAAATCTCACATTTCTTCTTCTGATCCTAATGATATCATAGCAAGCAACTGGTCGTCCTCCAGCTCGGTTTGCAGCTGGATTGGCATCACTTGTAGCTCGCTCCACAATAGAATCACAGCTTTAGACATTTCTAGCATGCAACTTTATGGTACCGTTCCTCCACACGTTGGAAACCTCTCATTTCTTGTTTCCCTtgatattagtaacaacaatttCCACGGAGAGTTGCCAGAAGAGTTGTCTCATTTGCAGAGGTTGAAATTGATTATTGTCGAAAGCAATAACTTTACTGGTGTCTTTCCATCATTCTTAAGTCTGTTACCAAACCTTCGCATCCTGCGCCTTTCGAGCAACCAATTTTATGGGAAAATTCCACCTTCCCTTTCCAATCTAACAAAACTACAAGGATTGGGCGTGGAGCGCAATTTTCTTGAAGGAGAGATCCCTCAAGAACTCGGTAATCTTCGTTACATGACTATCCTAGACCTACAACTAAACCAGCTTACTGGCTCTATACCACCATCAATCTTTAACATTACAACAATGCGAATCATTACTCTTTTCAGAAACAATCTTGCTGGTAATCTTCCAACAACTATATGTGAAAATCTTCCAAACTTGGAAGTTCTTCACATCCCAGTTAACAACCTAGACGATGTTATTCCACCAAACCTAGGAAAGTGCAGAAAGCTTCGAATCTTGTCATTGTCTGGCAATAAGTTCACTGGAACTGTACCAAGAGAGTTAGCCAACTTAAAAGCTCTTACAGAATTATATCTTGGATATCAGCACTTGCAAG GAGAGATACCAGTGGAGCTAGGTAATCTTAAGAAACTACGGTTGCTGGGATTATCCAAGAATGTATTTACGGGTTCTATCCCTACAAACATTTTCAACATGTCAGCAATGCAGATCTTAGATCTTTCTGGAAACAGGCTTTCAGGTGGTCTACCATCCGATTTTGGCCGTGGAATTCCCAGCTTAGAAGAATTTTCTTGCGGATCGAATAATCTGAGTGGTTCTATCTCTGCTTCAATCTCAAATTCTTCAAGACTCAGAACACTTGATCTCTCGTACAACAGTTTCACAG GAGAGATACCGGCGGAGCTAGGTAATCTTAAGAATCTACAGTATCTGGATTTAACTGTAAACGAGTTTACTAGTTCTGTCCCTGCAAGCATTTTGAACATATCAGCACTGAGGATCCTTGGACTTGGAGTAAATAGGCTTTCAGGTACTCTACCTTCAGATTTAGGCCGTAAAATGCCCAGCCTAGAAGAACTTCTTTGTGGTGGTAATAATCTGAGTGGTTTTATCTCTGCTACTATCTCAAATTCGTCAAGACTCAGAAAACTTGATCTCACGCTCAACAGATCCACAGGTCCAATTCCTGAATCACTTGGTAACTTAGAATATCTTGAGGTTTTGTCCTTGGGGGGGAATAATTTTTTCAGGGATTCAACATTGAGCTTCCTAACACCTTTGACAAATTGTAGGAAACTGAGAGATCTCAGGTTCTCTGACAATCCGTTTGATGGTGTTTTACCTCAATCAGTTGGGAATTTCTCTAACTCCTTGCAGATTTTTGATGGACAAAGTTGTAAACTGAAGGGCTTCATTCCTGAAGAAATTGGTAATGTTACTGGAATGGCAAGGATGAGTCTATTTAACAATGAGTCGAGTGGATATATTCCAAAAACTATCGAACGCATGCTGAAACTTCAAGAAATTTACCTATATAAAAACAAGATAGGAGGAACCATACCTGATGTTATCTGTAATTTACAGAATCTTGGAGAATTAGACCTATCGGAAAATCAGATTATAGGTTCAGTGCCACCATGCTTAGGGACCATTACCAGTTTAAGGAAACTTAATCTGGCTTATAACAGGCTGAATTCGAGATTACCTGCAAGCTTGGGAAGCCTTCGAGATATCATAGAATTCAATGTTTCGTCCAATTTATTAAGTGGGCAAATTCCTCTGGAGATTGGAAATTTAAAGGCTGCCACACTCATTGAACTGTCAAAAAATAATTTCTCTGGTAATATCCCTAGCTCTATAGGAGGTCTAGATAGATTGACCTATCTTTTTTTAGAACATAATAAATTAGATGGGCCTATTCCAGATTCATTAGGGAAAATGCTTGCCTTGGAATTCTTGGATTTGTCTTTTAACAATCTTAGTGGTGAGATTCCAAAGTCATTAGAAGCTCTTGTGTATATTAAATACCTGAACATCTCATTTAATAAACTTAGTGGTGAAATTCCCACCGGTGGACCTTTTGCAAATATCACAAGCCAATCCTTCCTGTCCAATGATGCACTCTGTGGTGACTCCCGATTTAACGTAAAACCATGTCCTCCAAAATATACAAAGAAGTCAAGAAGAAAAAGAGTGCTTATAGGTTTATATACTTTGTTAGGGATAGTATCACTCTTTGCATTGGTCGTTGGATATGCGGTGTTAAGATTGAGAAAGTTAAAAAAGAATGCAGATCAAGCTGATGTGTCGCTCGTTAAAAAGCATGAAAGAATTTCTTATTATGAACTTGAACAAGCAACAGAAGGATTCAGTGAAAGCAACTTGCTTGGTAATGGGAGTTTCAGCAAGGTCTACAAAGGAATACTTAAGGATGGTACCTTTTTCGCAGCAAAGGTATTCGATGTGCAATTGGAGGGTGCATTCAAAAGTTTTGATACAGAATGTGAGATGCTGCGCAACCTCCGCCATCGAAATCTTACTAAAGTCATCACCAGTTGCTCCAACCTTGAATTCAAAGCCTTAGTATTGGAATACATGCCGAATGGAACACTTGAAAAATGGCTATATTCTCATAACTTTTTCTTAGACATGATGCATAGATTAGATATAATGATAGATGTTGCATCTGCGATGGACTATCTCCACAATGGCTATTCAACACCTGTGGTGCATTGCGACTTAAAACCAAGCAATGTCTTGCTAGATCAAGAAATGGTTGGCCATGTCAGTGATTTTGGCATTGCAAAATTGTTGGATGCAGGGGAGGATTTTGTTCAAACACGTACAATTGCAACCCTAGGATATATTGCTCCAG AGTATGGACAAGATGGTATAGTATCCACGAGCTGCGATGTTTATAGTTTTGGCATCCTGATGATGGAGACGTTTACAAGAATGAGACCAAGTGATGATATATTTATCGGAGAATTGAGCATAAGAAGTTGGGTTAGCGATTCTTTTCCAGGTGCAATTCATAAGGTGGTGGATGCTAATTTGGTACATCCAGGGGATGAACAAAGCGATGCAAAGATGCAGTGTCTGCTATCTATCATGGAATTAGCTTTGAGTTGCACTGTGATGATATCTGATGCAAGAATTAGTATGGAAGAGGCTCTTTCAACACTTACAAAGATTAGGCTCCACTTTGTCAGTAGTTGCTGCTAG